In Segatella copri, the DNA window CTTGCTTTCAAATTGCCGAGTGCAGCTTTGCTTCTGCAAAGATACTGCAAAAATCAGAGATAACAAAAAGATTCGCCATTTTTTTTATATTATCCCCAATTTTTTCTTGCGAAATCAAAATATTCTTCTCAAAAAACAAATAGCAAAGCGTTTTTATCTATCACTTCTCGAGAGATTGCTAACACTTTGAACATCAATAGAAGTGCCATCCTTAAGCATCTCAAGAAGATGCAGGAAGATCATATCATCCGCAGAGAAGGCTCGCAGAAATCAGGCAAATGGGTTGTCATATCATAATCCTGACCGATAAATATTATGTGGAAGCAAACACGGAAATACTCTTCACTCTTCACCTTACCCCTGGAAACACCGATAAACAGGGCGGTTGACGGGGGTGAAGAGTTCTCGGCAGCTCTTCACCCACTCTTCACCACTCTTCACCTGAATACCTTTTCACGAATCCGACTGAAAAAACATTGGGCTACCTCCATCATAAATAAAACGCCCCGCCATTTTACGAATTGACAAGAATACTGCAAAAATCAGAGATAACAAAAAGATTCGCCACCTTTTTTATATTATCCCCCATTTTTCTTGCAAAATCAAAATATTCATCGTATCTTTGCAAATAGAATTTATAGTAAGGCGAATAGCTCGCAAAAAGCTATCCTGAAAACATAGGAGATTAGATTATGACAGAAATGAACGATAGAAAATTGCCTGTAGGCATCCAGTCTTTTGCAGAAATAAGAAGAGAAGGATATCTGTATGTTGACAAGACTGATATAATCTGGAGACTTGCCAACAGGGGAAAAAAGTATAATTACCTGAGCCGCCCACGCCGCTTTGGCAAGTCGATTCTCGTGGATACACTCCAGGCTTACTTCGAGGGGAAAAAGGAACTCTTCGAAGGATTGAAGGTGATGAAGCTAGAGAAAGACTGGACCTGCTATCCCGTAATTCGACTCGACATGAGTTGCGGAGGAGCTACCCCCGAAGAACTCAACTCCTATCTCGACGATGCCTTCTATAAACTCGAACAGAAGTATGAAGTTGCGGTACGTCCGGAGGTTTCCCTTGCCGTACGTTTCCAGAACATCATCGAAACGATGTTTCAAAAGACCGGAAAACAGGCGGTTATTCTTATCGACGAGTATGATTCTCCATTGCAGCATTCTTGGAAGACTCCTCAGCATGATGCCTGCACAGCCATCTATAAATCCGTATTTGCCGTCTTGAAAAAAGAAGACGAGCACGAGCGTTTCGTCTTCATCACGGGCATCACCAAGTTTACACAAATCTCCCTCTTCTCCGTGCTCAACAACCTGAGCAACATCAGTTTTGATGCACCTTATGCCACTATCTGCGGCATTTCAAAACAGGAAGTTGCAGAAAACTTCATGCCTGAGATTGAGGCGATGGGAGAAGAAAACGGATGGACTCCTGAGGAGACACTGAAGCAGCTCACGGCTTTTTACGACGGATATCATTTCTGCCGCAAAAATATGGTGGATATTTTCAATCCGTTCAGCCTCATCAATGCCCTGGATGATAGGGAATTGAGAAATTACTGGACTTCATCAGGGGCCACTTCCCTATTGCCAAAGTTCGTGGATGACATGGAGATGAAGATGGAATATTTTGACCATTGCTTCATCGAGCGCGACACCCTGGAAACATCGGATGTGGTGAATGGCGGAGCCGAACTCTTCCTCTACCAGTCGGGGTATCTCACCATCAAGGGTTACGACGATGGCGTTTACATCCTGGGCTTCCCTAACTTTGAAGTTCGCAAGGCATTATACCGAGTAGTGGTTCCTGCCTTGACCATGAAGTCGAATTCGGAAGTGGTTTCTGCGCAGAGTTTCCTCAGAAAAATGATGCAGGACGGCAATACCGCTGAAGCCAAGAAGGCATTAAAGGCTCTTATCGCCGATGTTCCATACAGCAACAAGAAAATGGCGAGCATGAATATGGAGGAGCGTTACCGGCTGATAATGAGCACGATATTCAGAGCCTTGGGATTTAGGGTGGAAGTAGAAAGGATGCTAGCCACTGGCAGAATTGATATGATTGTAGAGGTTCCATCCATCATCTACGTCCTGGAACTGAAGCTATCTAACAATGGCGGCATTTCTGCAGCCGAGAGCCAGATAAAGGAAAAGAGCTACACAGAACCATTCAAGGCCGACAAGCGCAAGGTCATCGCCCTAGCAGTGGAACTTGATGAAACAGGCAAGGGATTGATAGATTGGAAAGAAGTGGATGAGTCTTTGTAATCAAGATAAAGCTCTTCACCCTACCCCAGATAAACAGGGAGGTTGACGGAGGTGAAGAGTGGTGAAGAGTGGGTGAAGAGTTGCTGATGACTCTTCACCTCCCGAAATGCCGATAAACACAGGGGATTTGGGAGGAAAGGTGAAGAGTGAAGAGATTTTTGCAGAATGCTAAACATAAATCATATTGATAGGATTGGGAAATCTGGTTTCCCCGTCTGAGATGACTGTCTTATAGGAACAGCCGACTGTTCCCTATTCCGCTAGTCTGCTGTTCGCCCCAAACAGCCTACTGGCCATACGCAAACAGCACACTTATCTTTCGGAGATAAATATCAGAACATCGGAGATTGATCTGACAAAAACAGCCATATCAAAACAAAAACGAAATGAAACTTCCCTGAAATTTGGAGGGTTAAAAAAAATATATTACCTTTGCACCCGCAAAAAAATAAGATTATGAACGGATTGTATACAATATTATTATTGGTGCTGAGCAACATCTTCATGACGCTGGCTTGGTACGGACACCTCAAGTTGCAACAAACGGGCGTGAGCAGCAACTGGCCTCTTATCGGTGTCATCGCCTTCAGTTGGGCCATCGCCTTCTTCGAATATTGCTGTCAGGTACCAGCCAACCGCATCGGTTTCGTGGATAATGGAGGACCATTTAATCTGGTCCAGCTCAAGGTGATTCAGGAATGCGTATCGCTTATCGTCTTCGCCATCATCGCCAATATCCTCTTTCAGGGACAGGGATTGCACTGGAATCATTTCGCAGCCTTCTGCTGCCTGATTGCAGCCGTTTATTTCGTATTCATGAAATAGCCGGATAAGGAGTTAACTCAATATAACTCCTTATCCGGCTACCTTTTTAGTTTTACACCTGCCCTACACCAGCTTATAGATTTCGCTCGGTGTCTTGCGCTTCAATACTTCCAGTTGGAAGTCCTTGCCGGCTATGATGCCTTTGCTGCGCAGGATCTGCTCCACGGTTTTGCGTGCCAGCTCAGGATGGTTGTTCTCCTCGCTGAGATGACAGAGCCAGACGTGATGAAGCTCCGGTGTAGCATAATTGGCAAGCGCCTCGCCACAATCGTCGTTGCTCAGATGACCGTTATCTCCCAGAATGCGATCCTTCAGATACTGGGGATAATGACCCTGCTGGAGCATCTCTACACTATGGTTCGCCTCGAGTACAAGATAGTTGGCACGGCCGATAAAGTCGTGCATCTCTTCGGTAATATGGCCCACATCGGTGATGAGACAGAAGTTCACACCTCCGCACTCCACGAAATAGCCAACATTGTCGGTACTGTCATGGGGTACGCCGAACGGAGTAATCTTAAACTCGCCCAGTGTGAAAGTTACGTTCTTCTCTATCACACGAGCATGGTTAGGCTCTATCTTCTTTCGAACACAATAGTTGCGCTCGATGCCTTGATGTACTTTACGGGTCGTATATACCGGTAGATGATAGTCAGTACTCAGACTCCCCACCGACTTTACATGGTCGGCGTGGTCATGGGTGATGAGGACGTGATGCACATCCTCGAAGCGAAGTCCATAGTTATGGAAATGCTTCTTTAATATTCTTATTCCTACTCCTACGTCTATCAGTATCGAATCCGTATCAGTGTAAAGATAATAGCAATTGCCACTACTTCCACTGCCAAAGGATATAAATTTCAGCATTTTAATTGTTATTTTCCATGCAAAGTTAGCAAAAAAGATTCTTATTACAAAGTTTTTTACTATCTTTGTACCGAAATATCGCAAAAAAATAGAATTTTTAAGATTTGAGAATCATGATGAAGAAGTCGATGATAGGTTTATGCATAGCTGTGGCATGCATGACCGCAAGTATATTCAGCCTTTCGGGATGTGAACCTCACGAAGGCAGCGAGGACCAGCTGAAGGCTGATGTTGATTCGTTTGCCAACTATTATTTCAACTGGCATTTCCCGAAAGCCGTGAAGTATTGCACCCAGGAATCGGAGCGCTGGCTGCGCTATGCTGCAAGTAATGTGAACGAGACCGACGTGGAACAGCTGCGCCAGAAACCGGAGGATGCCAGCATCGAGATTACGGATATTGATTTCGGTGATGATGAAAAAACTGCCACCATTACCCTTACGGTTCATAATTTTCTGCAGATGGACAGCATCGGGCAGGATCCGCAGCTCATAGAACAGGCCGATTTCCAACTGCCGATGTGTATGGAAAAGGGGCTCTGGAAGATTAAGTTGGATAAATTGCCTTGAAAAAAGTAAGGAGTTTCTGAGGGGCATCATAATCAAAAAAAAGATGCCCTACAGAAACTCCTGGCTATAAACTGTTAACTATTAACTATCAACTGTTAACTATTAACTATCAACTGCATTTAGAACGGCAAACCTACTGCGAAATGGAAGGCGAAATCGCGGTCTAGTTTCGGGTGGATAATCGCCCAATGCTCTTCCTTCGTTCCGTAGGCTGGATTGATTGCCTTCATACCCATATCCAGACGGAGGATGAAGTAATCGAAATTCAACCTGAGACCTAAGCCATAGGCTACAGCTATCTGTTTGTAGAATTCATCTATCTTAAACTGGCCGCCAGGCTGATCCTGATAATTGCGAAGTGTCCAGATATTACCGGCATCGATAAACGCTGCACCCTCAAACTTCCAGAAGAGCGAAGTGCGATATTCTGCATTCAAGTCGAGCTTCACATCACCCGTCTGGTTGATGAAATCTATTCTGCCGTCAGTTCCCTTAAACTTGCCCGGACCTAATTCTCTTACGCCCCAACCTCTTACCGAGTTGGCACCACCCGAGAAATAACGCTTTTCGAAAGGTAGCACCGTACTGTTGCCATAAGGATAAGCCACACCGATACCCGCATGCAGCGCCAGAGCATTGCGCTTATCAAACTGCATCAGATGGGTATAATCTACATCAAACTTGGCATACTGGGCATAAGCTATATTAAATAATGTACGCTGCCCCTGGCTGTTCACCTTGAAACCGAAAGCCTTGGAAACACCGCTCAGCAGATTGCCCGAACTCTCTACATTCACTCGCACAGCATCTACCCCATCGCTATAACTCAAACCGAAACCCATCTTCATGATAAACAGGTCTTCGTAATTGTAGCGGAGGATGGCATTTCTGTTTTCTGCATTATCGAGATAGTCTCTCTTGAATGTCTCGGATATCCATGGCATATACACATAGTTGAGATCGAGCAGGTCGAAACGCCAGACCAGGTGATGACGCGGTTCTGTCCAGCGATAACGCCAGGCAGTAGAGAATACGCGGCGATGAAACTCCGGACGGTTCTGAAGATTCCAACTTGCCGACAACTCGCTGTTTGCCGTCTGTCTTCTTCTGAAATTTCTTGAAAGGAAAGGCGCCAAGAAACGAGGGAAAACCAGTTTGCCTTCAACCGAATATTCAGTATAGTTCTGATCCTGATACCCCTCCAGACCGGTAATAGCCTCGTAGGCTCCACGAAGTTCGATGCTCAGCTGCTCACTACCTCTGAAGAGATTTCGGTTGGTATAAGTGAGCGAAGCAGCAGCTCCCAAGTCGCCCGCCGTATTGGTTCCCTCCGGCTGGAAGGCGATGGTAGAAGGCTTGTTGGTACTGATCTGGATATTGCAATCCATCTGCCGGCTGATGCTGTCCCTCCCCATTCCGTTCTCCGTAACCTGGTTGCTGTCAGGAACTTCTGAGAAACTGATGTTGGTATACTTCACCGCCTGCAGACGGGCGAAGTTGTTATAGGTGCGCTGCAAGGCTGCGGCGCTGTAGGGACGGCCTTCTCTGAGGGCAGTGGCATTGAGCAAAACCTGGTGGCGCAGATGGATTCGGTCGCTGTCATTACTCAGATAGTTGATGTTTCTGATTTCATATCGGGGATGATCAACCTCAGGAGCATTACTGTTTGCCTTATACTTCATCAGGTGGAGCGTCAGGGCGATATCCTTCTGTCCCGCAATCGTATCGGCAGAAAACTGGATAAAATCTTTATGAAAGCGAAAATAGCCATCATTGGTCAGAAGGCTGGAGATACGCCTGCGCTCATTATCCAACGTTTCTACCGTAAATCTCATACCCGGCTTAATCTGCTGATTATCGGGATTATCGAGATGCAGAAGTTGCTGGATATGTTCATCTTCCACCTCATATTTCACCTTACCTATCACAAAAGGTTCTCCGGGATGCAACAGATAGGTAGCATCCAGTTTCTTTCCTTTCTTGGTGGTATAGAGCGACACTCCGGCATGCATGAAGCCCTGGTTCTGCATGGCGGTAAGCAGATCCTGACAGGAGAGCCGCGCCTGCAAAGTATCGTAGATGACAGGCTTCTTGCTGAAAGGATTCTTGAAGAGCGAGAAGAGTTTCGGTTTCTCTTTCTGGCGCACATACTGCTTGAGCGCCCCGGCATTATACCCTGCCGAGTCGCTCTTCACTTCTACCTTATTTAATATATACTCCCCTTCCGGCACCATTTTGCTTGAAGAACAAGATGCTATGAGCAGCGGCAAGGCAAGTAATGAAATCGTTTCTTTTTTCAAAATATCTATCGTTTTTGATATGCAAAGATAATGCAAAACAAATTAAATACAAAATATTTAGCACTTTTTATTTTGAAATGTCTATATTTTATGTTACCTTTGCACACATATAGACAAAAAATAAATGATTAGCAAGAATAAAATAAAGTACATACGTTCGCTCGAACTGAAGAAGAACAGAAATAAAGAAGGAAAGTTCGTGGCAGAAGGTTTCAAGGTGGTAGACGATCTGCTCGCTCTGCAACCTGCCGACCTGATTGTGGCTACCGGCGAATGGCTCCGAGGCAAACACTTCGGGGCTGAAACCGAAGTGATAGAGGTTACTGATGAAGAACTGAAGAAGGTAAGTTTCCTGCAGCATCCGCAACAGGTGCTTGCCGTATTCAGACAGGCAACATCAGGAGATTACTCTATTAATACCAGCGAACTGAGTTTGGCGCTCGACGGCGTTCAGGACCCGGGCAATCTGGGCACCATCATCCGCATCGCCGACTGGTTTGGCATCACCCATATCTACTGCAGTCAGGATACTGCCGACGTATACAATCCGAAGGTGGTTCAGGCTACGATGGGCAGCATAGCAAGAGTGAAGGTAGAATATGGCGACCTGCTGGGACTGGTAGAATCACTTCCTGCCGATGTTCCCGTTTACGGAACCCTGCTCGATGGCGACAACATCTATCAGCAAAAGCTCGAAAACCGGGGACTCATCGTGATGGGAAACGAAGGAAAAGGCATCTCGCCAGACCTGGCAAAGAAGGTAAATCACAAGTTGCTCATCCCTAACTTTCCGGAAGGTAGAGCTACAGCCGACAGTCTGAATGTGGCTATCGCTACCGCCATTACCTGCTCAGAATTCAGAAGAAACTTTTAAAGGTAAAAAAGTAAAAGGGTAAAAAACTTTTAAAGGGTAAAAAAACAAAAGCGATAATTAGAAATTAAAACAAGATAGTTATGGAAGTAAATGAATTATTTAAGCACCGAAGTATAACTTCCTGCATGAGAGCATCATACGATACCATAACAAGTGACTTCAGATCACTCGTAAAACAGACATGGACTACCCATGTTCCATTTGCTGTATTGCTGGCTATCGTACTCTATTTCCTCCTCCCCAACAAACCACTTCACGATTGGGGAGCCGTAAATCCGATGGCTTCGTTCATCCTGCAAACCATCATTTACGGAGCCACTATCGTGATGGCTATCGTATCATTCTGGCATCTTCTGCCAAGAAAGCAACTGTGTCCTAAGGGCGAAAAGCGCAAGATAGGAAAATCCCTCCTCCGCGTTCTCCGCCACTTCGGAGGTTTCTTTCTGACCAGTTTTCTCGGCATGATTATCGTAGGCATCGCTACCTTTATCGCAGCCCTGCCTTCCATCATCCTCATCATCGCACAGTTCTATTCACAGCTCGGTGCACTTGATGGCGACCCGCTCGGTGTGCCGGGTTATTTCACCCTACTCCTCTTCCTGGTGTTCACCATCACCTTCCTGCTCATCATCTATGCCCTGAGCTGGCTTGGCATTTCACTTGCCTATCAATTCGGCTCTTACAAGGTACAAGACGAAGAGAAACAGAGAATGAAGGAAAGCCAGAAAATGGCAACTACAGAGATAGAAAAATATTAATCGTATTAACATAATATATAAGAGACATGAAACAGAAAAGATTACTCTTCATCGACCGCGATGGAACTCTGATTCAGGAACCAGAGGACGAACAGATTGACAGCTTCGAGAAGCTGGTATTCACCAAGGGCGTGTTCCGCAATCTCGCCTTCATTGCCCAGCACACCGACTACGAGCTGGTGATGGTGAGCAACCAGGACGGACTGGGCACCGACTCCTTTCCGGAAGATACCTTCTGGCCAGTCCACAACTTCATCATCCAGACCCTGGAGAGCGAAGGCATCCACTTCGCCAAGCAGCACATCGACCGCCACTTCCCTGAAGATAACTCGCCGATGCGCAAGCCAGGAACAGGCATGCTGACCGAATACATCGATAACCCTGCCTACGATATGGCAAACAGTTATGTAATCGGCGACCGTGAAACCGATGCCCAGCTTGCAGAAAACCTGGGTTGCAAGAGTCTGATTCTCGGAAAAGGCGGCATGGACTGGGATAAGATTGCCGAGATCCTCTTTGCCGGTGACCGTATCGCAGAGGTGAAGCGCACCACCAAGGAGACGGATATCTACATCAAGGTAAATCTCGATGGTTCAGGCAAATGCGACATTTCTACCGGTCTCGGTTTCTTCGACCACATGCTGGAACAGATAGGCAAGCACGGCATGATGGACCTCACCATCCATACCAAGGGCGACCTCTATGTGGATGAGCATCATACCATTGAGGATACGGGTATTGCACTGGGCGAATGCTTGCTGCAGGCTTTAGGTG includes these proteins:
- a CDS encoding winged helix-turn-helix transcriptional regulator, with translation MTSREIANTLNINRSAILKHLKKMQEDHIIRREGSQKSGKWVVIS
- a CDS encoding ATP-binding protein, whose product is MTEMNDRKLPVGIQSFAEIRREGYLYVDKTDIIWRLANRGKKYNYLSRPRRFGKSILVDTLQAYFEGKKELFEGLKVMKLEKDWTCYPVIRLDMSCGGATPEELNSYLDDAFYKLEQKYEVAVRPEVSLAVRFQNIIETMFQKTGKQAVILIDEYDSPLQHSWKTPQHDACTAIYKSVFAVLKKEDEHERFVFITGITKFTQISLFSVLNNLSNISFDAPYATICGISKQEVAENFMPEIEAMGEENGWTPEETLKQLTAFYDGYHFCRKNMVDIFNPFSLINALDDRELRNYWTSSGATSLLPKFVDDMEMKMEYFDHCFIERDTLETSDVVNGGAELFLYQSGYLTIKGYDDGVYILGFPNFEVRKALYRVVVPALTMKSNSEVVSAQSFLRKMMQDGNTAEAKKALKALIADVPYSNKKMASMNMEERYRLIMSTIFRALGFRVEVERMLATGRIDMIVEVPSIIYVLELKLSNNGGISAAESQIKEKSYTEPFKADKRKVIALAVELDETGKGLIDWKEVDESL
- a CDS encoding DMT family protein, which produces MNGLYTILLLVLSNIFMTLAWYGHLKLQQTGVSSNWPLIGVIAFSWAIAFFEYCCQVPANRIGFVDNGGPFNLVQLKVIQECVSLIVFAIIANILFQGQGLHWNHFAAFCCLIAAVYFVFMK
- a CDS encoding MBL fold metallo-hydrolase, with protein sequence MLKFISFGSGSSGNCYYLYTDTDSILIDVGVGIRILKKHFHNYGLRFEDVHHVLITHDHADHVKSVGSLSTDYHLPVYTTRKVHQGIERNYCVRKKIEPNHARVIEKNVTFTLGEFKITPFGVPHDSTDNVGYFVECGGVNFCLITDVGHITEEMHDFIGRANYLVLEANHSVEMLQQGHYPQYLKDRILGDNGHLSNDDCGEALANYATPELHHVWLCHLSEENNHPELARKTVEQILRSKGIIAGKDFQLEVLKRKTPSEIYKLV
- a CDS encoding BamA/TamA family outer membrane protein translates to MVPEGEYILNKVEVKSDSAGYNAGALKQYVRQKEKPKLFSLFKNPFSKKPVIYDTLQARLSCQDLLTAMQNQGFMHAGVSLYTTKKGKKLDATYLLHPGEPFVIGKVKYEVEDEHIQQLLHLDNPDNQQIKPGMRFTVETLDNERRRISSLLTNDGYFRFHKDFIQFSADTIAGQKDIALTLHLMKYKANSNAPEVDHPRYEIRNINYLSNDSDRIHLRHQVLLNATALREGRPYSAAALQRTYNNFARLQAVKYTNISFSEVPDSNQVTENGMGRDSISRQMDCNIQISTNKPSTIAFQPEGTNTAGDLGAAASLTYTNRNLFRGSEQLSIELRGAYEAITGLEGYQDQNYTEYSVEGKLVFPRFLAPFLSRNFRRRQTANSELSASWNLQNRPEFHRRVFSTAWRYRWTEPRHHLVWRFDLLDLNYVYMPWISETFKRDYLDNAENRNAILRYNYEDLFIMKMGFGLSYSDGVDAVRVNVESSGNLLSGVSKAFGFKVNSQGQRTLFNIAYAQYAKFDVDYTHLMQFDKRNALALHAGIGVAYPYGNSTVLPFEKRYFSGGANSVRGWGVRELGPGKFKGTDGRIDFINQTGDVKLDLNAEYRTSLFWKFEGAAFIDAGNIWTLRNYQDQPGGQFKIDEFYKQIAVAYGLGLRLNFDYFILRLDMGMKAINPAYGTKEEHWAIIHPKLDRDFAFHFAVGLPF
- a CDS encoding RNA methyltransferase, which encodes MISKNKIKYIRSLELKKNRNKEGKFVAEGFKVVDDLLALQPADLIVATGEWLRGKHFGAETEVIEVTDEELKKVSFLQHPQQVLAVFRQATSGDYSINTSELSLALDGVQDPGNLGTIIRIADWFGITHIYCSQDTADVYNPKVVQATMGSIARVKVEYGDLLGLVESLPADVPVYGTLLDGDNIYQQKLENRGLIVMGNEGKGISPDLAKKVNHKLLIPNFPEGRATADSLNVAIATAITCSEFRRNF
- the hisB gene encoding bifunctional histidinol-phosphatase/imidazoleglycerol-phosphate dehydratase HisB gives rise to the protein MKQKRLLFIDRDGTLIQEPEDEQIDSFEKLVFTKGVFRNLAFIAQHTDYELVMVSNQDGLGTDSFPEDTFWPVHNFIIQTLESEGIHFAKQHIDRHFPEDNSPMRKPGTGMLTEYIDNPAYDMANSYVIGDRETDAQLAENLGCKSLILGKGGMDWDKIAEILFAGDRIAEVKRTTKETDIYIKVNLDGSGKCDISTGLGFFDHMLEQIGKHGMMDLTIHTKGDLYVDEHHTIEDTGIALGECLLQALGDKRGIERYGYCLPMDDCLCQVALDFGGRPWLIWDAEFHREKVGEMPTEMFKHFFKSLSDAAKMNLNIKAEGENEHHKIEGIFKALARSLKMAVKRDIYHFELPSSKGML